In one window of Drosophila mauritiana strain mau12 chromosome X, ASM438214v1, whole genome shotgun sequence DNA:
- the LOC117148701 gene encoding transmembrane protein 256 homolog has product MSMAETLDYLILGNPFSQIVIASANAVLESIGLEDWKMPVEDSVVALHPSAQSYMRSHSSLYCLAGYHYHFMRLAGIGGASAIFMSAYCKYVLRDIESIREQLDSQAFADVANRIHFLHSFALMAMPLAHYPFLTGTLMITGTLAFSGSMYYRALTGEKWMQPYATLGGFCLMAAWLSLVL; this is encoded by the coding sequence ATGTCAATGGCCGAAACGCTGGACTATCTCATCCTGGGCAATCCATTCAGTCAGATTGTCATCGCGTCGGCGAACGCCGTCTTGGAGAGCATCGGACTGGAGGATTGGAAAATGCCAGTGGAGGATTCCGTCGTGGCACTGCATCCTTCGGCGCAATCGTATATGCGTTCGCATAGCTCACTGTACTGCCTCGCCGGATATCATTACCATTTTATGCGGCTAGCCGGGATCGGCGGCGCATCGGCCATCTTTATGAGTGCCTACTGCAAGTATGTGCTGCGGGACATCGAAAGCATCAGGGAGCAACTGGACTCGCAGGCGTTTGCCGATGTGGCCAATCGCATCCACTTCCTGCACTCCTTTGCCCTGATGGCCATGCCCCTGGCCCATTATCCATTCCTTACCGGCACCCTGATGATCACCGGGACCCTCGCCTTTAGCGGCTCCATGTACTATCGCGCCCTAACGGGTGAGAAATGGATGCAGCCGTATGCCACACTGGGAGGATTCTGCCTGATGGCCGCCTGGTTGTCATTGGTGCTATAG